A window from Planococcus maritimus encodes these proteins:
- a CDS encoding B3/4 domain-containing protein, with product MVAVDFHVNPEMTEILPDFKIGIIHYNNITVSDSPQMLKGRLQLFQEQLFFDMDDKELTDFPGLLEWRLAWKALGGDPSRYRPSAEALYRRVRKQNYLDPVNSAIDMNSFLSLQYEIPLGLYDASQIEGDVEIGIGTIEDRYEGLNNRDNTLDKIIVTRDAKGAFGSPYVDSKRTAVTPHTTDAIHVFYLRPSMNRDNAIQLLTAAGNMFTGINGGEAQLFVL from the coding sequence ATGGTCGCTGTGGACTTCCACGTAAACCCTGAAATGACAGAGATCCTGCCTGATTTCAAAATCGGCATTATTCATTATAACAATATCACCGTTTCGGATTCACCTCAAATGTTAAAAGGCCGTCTCCAACTCTTCCAAGAGCAATTATTCTTTGACATGGATGACAAGGAATTGACTGATTTTCCTGGTCTTCTTGAATGGAGACTTGCCTGGAAAGCGCTTGGAGGCGACCCGAGCCGCTACCGTCCGTCTGCAGAAGCCTTGTACCGCAGGGTGCGCAAGCAAAACTATTTAGACCCCGTCAATTCAGCCATCGACATGAACAGCTTTTTGTCGCTTCAATACGAAATCCCACTTGGCCTATATGACGCCTCACAGATCGAGGGTGACGTCGAAATTGGGATCGGAACCATAGAGGACCGATACGAAGGCTTGAATAACCGCGACAATACACTCGATAAAATCATCGTCACACGCGACGCAAAAGGCGCATTCGGCAGCCCTTACGTCGATTCTAAGCGGACTGCTGTGACACCTCACACAACAGATGCCATACATGTATTTTACCTCCGTCCATCGATGAACCGTGACAATGCCATCCAGCTTTTGACTGCTGCCGGCAATATGTTTACTGGCATTAATGGCGGCGAAGCACAACTATTTGTCCTTTAA